One stretch of Candidatus Margulisiibacteriota bacterium DNA includes these proteins:
- a CDS encoding NAD(P)H-hydrate dehydratase, whose protein sequence is MRRVEQVKQIILGQADIAALLPPRSRRTHKYTAGRVLVIAGSRGLTGAALLAARAALRSGAGLVTLAVPRELANLLDAQTPEIMTLPLPSARGALRASALKILRPLLGNYDCILAGPGLSLRRQTKAFSRNLFQYIKNYRPGLRVVLDADALKILADLQRGRARMRLIVTPHVGELGRMLRWSSAAVRRQPFAAASKAALQYNAVVVLKDADRTYITQDQKKYFLNSNGNPGMATAGSGDVLAGLIAGLWVSTRGMTALRAAVCAPYVHGLAGNLAAQAYSVDGLIAGDILAQIPAALRLLKGE, encoded by the coding sequence ATGCGGCGCGTTGAACAGGTCAAGCAGATAATTTTGGGGCAGGCGGATATTGCCGCTTTGCTGCCGCCGCGCTCCCGCCGGACGCACAAGTATACGGCCGGACGGGTACTGGTGATCGCTGGATCGCGCGGCCTGACCGGCGCCGCTCTGCTGGCGGCCAGAGCGGCTTTGCGCAGCGGCGCCGGTCTGGTGACTCTGGCTGTGCCCCGAGAGTTAGCCAATCTGCTCGACGCGCAGACTCCGGAAATAATGACTCTGCCTTTGCCCAGCGCCCGCGGCGCGCTGAGGGCCTCCGCTTTAAAAATTTTACGGCCGCTCCTGGGCAATTATGATTGTATTTTGGCCGGGCCAGGGCTGTCTTTGCGCCGCCAGACTAAAGCGTTTAGCAGAAACCTGTTTCAGTACATCAAAAATTACCGGCCGGGACTGCGTGTGGTGCTGGACGCCGACGCTTTAAAAATTTTAGCTGATTTGCAGCGCGGCCGCGCCCGCATGCGTTTAATAGTTACGCCGCATGTCGGCGAGCTGGGCCGGATGCTACGCTGGTCTTCCGCCGCGGTTCGTAGACAGCCCTTTGCCGCGGCCAGCAAAGCCGCTTTGCAATATAACGCCGTAGTTGTTCTGAAAGACGCAGACCGAACCTATATCACGCAGGATCAGAAAAAATATTTTTTAAACAGCAACGGCAATCCGGGCATGGCCACCGCCGGCAGCGGCGATGTGCTGGCTGGCCTGATCGCCGGACTATGGGTGTCCACGCGCGGTATGACGGCTCTGCGCGCGGCGGTTTGCGCGCCTTATGTGCACGGTCTGGCCGGCAATCTGGCGGCGCAGGCTTATTCG